From the Desulfovibrio sp. JC010 genome, the window CGATCCCAAGCAACGGTTCGGGTTAGAAGAACAAAGCATGACGACCCAAGCTCCGGCACGGTCTTAAAAAACCAAGGCAAAATCGGTCTGCCATGCAAAATTACAACTGTTTAATTGGTTAAACAACGTCAATCAAGACGTACTAGGCTTCTTAATTGGAGGCATTATGAGTAACGAACAAGCTTACAAAGAGATTGCACCGAGGCTGGCCGGCCTGCGTGATGCAATGGACATGAGCGTTGAGGAGCTTGCTGAAAAAGTAGGTGTTACCCCTGAACGCGCTGCACAGTATGAATCCGGTACTGTTGAAATCCCGGTCAGTTACCTGATGGATGTGGCCCACCTTTGCGGTGTAAGCCTGACCGTGCTGATTTCCGGCAGCGAGGCCCACCTGACCAACTACGCGCTGGTAAGAAGCGGCAAGGGATTGAACGTGGACCGCCGCAAGGACTACGATTACAAGAACCTCGCATCCACTTTCGTAGGTCGTCGCATGGAACCTTTCATGGTCGAAGTTCCGGCCAAGGAAGAGTCCGACATGAATTTCACCACCCACCGCGGACAGGAATTTATCTTCGTGCTCGAAGGTCGTCTTGAACTCAGACTCGATGATTCCGTACTGGAGCTTGAAGAAGGCGATTCCCTGTACTTTGACTCCAACACTCCCCACGCCCTGCGCGGTCTTGACGGCAAATCCGCACGCATGCTGGATGTAATTCTGTAGCAGGTCGCAAAATGGATGCACGCCTGTGCACCAGCGGCCTGCGGTAAAAAACACGTTTTTTA encodes:
- a CDS encoding helix-turn-helix domain-containing protein; this translates as MSNEQAYKEIAPRLAGLRDAMDMSVEELAEKVGVTPERAAQYESGTVEIPVSYLMDVAHLCGVSLTVLISGSEAHLTNYALVRSGKGLNVDRRKDYDYKNLASTFVGRRMEPFMVEVPAKEESDMNFTTHRGQEFIFVLEGRLELRLDDSVLELEEGDSLYFDSNTPHALRGLDGKSARMLDVIL